A window of the Kosakonia radicincitans DSM 16656 genome harbors these coding sequences:
- the iaaA gene encoding beta-aspartyl-peptidase — translation MVKAVIAIHGGAGAIARAQMSQQQELRYVEALSSIVETGQRMLEAGESALDVVTEAVRLLEECPLFNAGIGAVFTRDETHELDACVMDGNTLHAGAVAGVSRLRNPVLAARLVMEQSPHVLMIGEGAENFAFSHGMAEVSPTIFSTPERFQQLLQARENGQTVLDHGSAPLDESKKFGTVGAVALDKQGNLAAATSTGGMTNKLPGRVGDSPLPGAGCYANNASVAVSCTGTGEVFIRTLAAYDIAALMDYGGLSLHEACEAVVMDKLPALGGSGGLIAIDREGNVALPFNSEGMYRAWGYAGDAPSVGIYRE, via the coding sequence ATGGTGAAAGCGGTAATCGCAATACATGGCGGGGCGGGAGCGATCGCCCGTGCGCAGATGAGCCAGCAACAGGAGCTGCGATATGTCGAGGCACTCTCTTCGATTGTCGAAACCGGCCAGCGAATGCTGGAGGCGGGCGAAAGCGCGCTGGACGTGGTCACCGAAGCGGTGCGCCTGCTGGAAGAGTGCCCGCTGTTTAACGCCGGGATCGGCGCGGTGTTCACCCGCGATGAAACCCACGAACTTGATGCCTGCGTGATGGATGGCAACACTCTGCACGCCGGGGCCGTCGCAGGCGTCAGCCGCCTGCGTAACCCGGTGCTGGCGGCGCGGCTGGTGATGGAGCAAAGCCCGCACGTATTAATGATTGGCGAAGGGGCGGAGAATTTCGCCTTTTCGCACGGTATGGCCGAGGTTTCGCCGACGATCTTCTCTACGCCGGAGCGTTTCCAGCAACTGTTGCAGGCGCGGGAAAACGGGCAAACGGTGCTCGATCATGGCTCTGCGCCGCTCGATGAGAGTAAAAAATTCGGTACGGTTGGTGCGGTGGCGCTCGATAAACAGGGGAACCTGGCGGCCGCGACCTCTACGGGTGGTATGACCAATAAATTGCCGGGGCGCGTCGGCGACAGCCCGCTGCCGGGCGCCGGGTGTTATGCCAATAACGCCAGTGTAGCGGTCTCCTGTACCGGCACCGGCGAAGTCTTTATCCGCACGCTGGCGGCGTACGATATTGCGGCGCTGATGGACTACGGCGGATTAAGTCTGCACGAGGCCTGCGAAGCGGTGGTGATGGATAAACTCCCGGCGCTCGGCGGCAGCGGCGGGCTGATTGCTATCGATCGTGAAGGCAATGTCGCATTGCCGTTTAACAGCGAAGGGATGTACCGCGCCTGGGGCTATGCCGGCGATGCGCCGAGCGTAGGCATTTATCGTGAATAA
- a CDS encoding glycyl-radical enzyme activating protein translates to MIFNIQRYSTHDGPGIRTVVFLKGCSLSCRWCQNPESRSRTRDLLFDERLCLAGCDLCQQAAPQVIERALNGLLIHREKLNDTQLNALTDCCPTQALSVCGETQSVDEIMAAVLRDKPFYLRSGGGITLSGGEPFMNPQLAQALLQSSHQQGIHTAVETCLHVPWHYIEPSLPYVDLFLADLKHVDEALFRQWTGGSARRVLDNLKRLAQAGKKMTIRVPLIPGFNADEASIKAITTFAADELNVSDIHFLPYHTLGMNKYHLLGEPYTAPEKPLDAPQLLAFAEDFASQKGLTATLRG, encoded by the coding sequence ATGATTTTCAATATTCAGCGCTATTCCACCCATGATGGCCCCGGTATTCGTACGGTGGTCTTTCTGAAGGGCTGTTCGCTGAGCTGCCGCTGGTGCCAGAACCCGGAAAGCCGCTCCCGCACGCGCGACCTGCTGTTTGATGAGCGTCTGTGCCTTGCAGGCTGCGATTTGTGTCAGCAGGCCGCACCGCAGGTGATTGAGCGTGCGCTGAACGGTTTGCTGATCCACCGGGAAAAGCTAAACGATACGCAGCTTAACGCCCTGACCGATTGCTGCCCGACCCAGGCGCTGAGCGTCTGCGGCGAAACGCAAAGCGTTGATGAAATCATGGCCGCCGTGCTGCGCGATAAACCCTTTTACCTGCGCAGCGGCGGCGGGATCACCCTTTCCGGCGGCGAACCGTTTATGAACCCGCAACTGGCGCAGGCGCTGCTGCAAAGCAGCCACCAGCAGGGTATTCATACGGCAGTGGAAACCTGCCTGCATGTGCCGTGGCACTATATCGAACCTTCCCTGCCTTACGTTGATCTGTTTCTGGCGGATTTGAAGCACGTCGATGAGGCTCTATTTCGTCAGTGGACCGGCGGTTCGGCCAGACGCGTGCTCGACAACCTGAAACGGCTGGCGCAGGCGGGGAAAAAGATGACCATCCGCGTGCCGCTGATCCCCGGTTTTAACGCTGACGAAGCGTCAATCAAAGCCATTACCACCTTTGCCGCCGACGAACTGAACGTCAGCGACATCCATTTTTTGCCTTATCACACGCTGGGCATGAACAAGTACCACCTGCTTGGCGAACCCTACACCGCCCCTGAAAAGCCGCTCGACGCCCCGCAATTGCTGGCGTTTGCCGAAGATTTTGCCAGCCAGAAAGGGCTGACGGCGACATTACGAGGATAA
- the moeA gene encoding molybdopterin molybdotransferase MoeA has translation MESSNGLISLETALSQMLSRISPLTESETLPLIACFGRVVAEDIISPLNVPGFDNSAMDGYAVRIADVSSGSALPVAGKAFAGQPFAGEWPAGTCVRIMTGAPIPAGCDAVVMQEQTEQTDAGIRFTSEVRQNQNIRRAGEDITKDAVVFRAGTKLTAAELPVLASLGIADVSVLRKVRVALFSTGDELQLPGQPLADGQIYDTNRLAIHLMLAQLGYEVINLGIIPDDPEKLRATFIAADQQADVVISSGGVSVGEADYTKTILDELGEIAFWKLAIKPGKPFAFGKLSHSWFCGLPGNPVSAVLTFYQLVQPLLAKLSGDTATFEPLRFRARAVERLKKTPGRLDFQRGIVSRGEDGSLEVRSTGHQGSHIFSSFSQGNCFVVLERERGNVEAGEWVDVEMFTPLFGG, from the coding sequence ATGGAATCATCAAATGGCCTGATCTCGCTGGAGACGGCCCTGTCACAGATGTTGTCACGCATTTCGCCGCTGACGGAAAGCGAAACCTTACCGCTCATCGCCTGCTTTGGCCGCGTGGTGGCAGAAGATATTATCTCCCCGCTAAATGTCCCCGGTTTTGATAACTCGGCGATGGACGGTTATGCCGTGCGGATCGCCGATGTGAGTAGCGGCAGCGCTTTACCGGTGGCGGGCAAAGCCTTTGCCGGACAGCCTTTCGCAGGCGAGTGGCCAGCAGGCACCTGCGTGCGCATTATGACCGGCGCGCCGATTCCTGCCGGTTGCGATGCCGTCGTGATGCAGGAACAAACCGAGCAAACAGACGCCGGTATCCGCTTTACCTCTGAGGTACGCCAAAATCAGAACATCCGCAGGGCCGGTGAAGATATCACCAAAGATGCCGTGGTGTTTCGCGCCGGAACCAAACTGACTGCCGCCGAGTTGCCGGTGCTGGCATCGCTGGGCATTGCGGATGTCTCCGTGCTGCGCAAAGTCCGCGTGGCGCTGTTCTCTACCGGTGACGAGCTGCAACTGCCGGGGCAACCGCTGGCCGACGGGCAGATTTATGACACCAACCGCCTGGCTATTCATCTGATGCTGGCGCAACTGGGTTACGAGGTGATTAACCTCGGCATTATTCCGGACGATCCGGAAAAACTGCGTGCGACCTTTATCGCCGCAGACCAGCAGGCCGATGTGGTCATCAGCTCCGGCGGCGTGTCGGTAGGCGAAGCCGATTACACCAAAACCATCCTCGACGAACTGGGCGAAATCGCCTTCTGGAAGCTGGCGATCAAGCCCGGCAAACCCTTCGCCTTCGGCAAGCTGAGCCATAGCTGGTTCTGCGGTCTGCCCGGCAATCCGGTTTCCGCTGTTCTCACTTTCTACCAACTGGTGCAGCCGCTGCTGGCGAAACTGAGCGGCGATACGGCTACTTTCGAGCCGCTGCGTTTTCGCGCCCGCGCCGTGGAACGGTTGAAAAAGACACCCGGTCGTCTCGATTTCCAGCGCGGCATAGTAAGCCGCGGCGAAGATGGTTCGCTGGAAGTGCGCAGTACCGGACATCAGGGTTCGCACATTTTCAGCTCCTTCAGCCAGGGCAACTGTTTCGTGGTGCTGGAGCGCGAGCGCGGCAATGTCGAAGCGGGCGAATGGGTGGACGTTGAGATGTTTACCCCGCTCTTTGGAGGCTAA
- the gsiA gene encoding glutathione ABC transporter ATP-binding protein GsiA gives MSHGVETDADVVLDVRNLNIGFRDEKELTPAVRHLSFSLKRGETLAIVGESGSGKSVTALSLLRLIEQAGGEVSCDHMRLTRRNRQKVDLTRLSSSQMRSVRGADIAMIFQEPMTSLNPVFPVGEQIAESIRLHQRLGREDAMNEARRMLDLVRIPESQAILSSFPHQLSGGMRQRVMIAMALSCRPAVLIADEPTTALDVTIQAQILQLIAVLQKEMSMGVIFITHDMGVVADVADRVLVMNDGEAVETGTVDQVFNAPSHPYTKALLAAVPKLGAMNGSNLPRRFPLISMKNPQHQEAETEQNTVVPGEPILQVRDLEARFPLRSGILNRVTKEVHAVEGVSFDLWPGETLSLVGESGCGKSTTGRALLRLVESQGGSIIFNGQRIDTLPDSKLKQVRRDIQFIFQDPYASLDPRQTVGDSIIEPLRVHNLLAEKEGHQRIEWLLERVGLKPEHAWRYPHEFSGGQRQRICIARALALNPRVVVADESVSALDVSIRAQIINLLLDLQREMGIAFLFISHDMAVVERISHRVAVMYLGQIVEIGPRRAVFENPQHPYTRKLMSAVPVADPAHTHAQRVLLSDDMPSNIRKRGESMQRVQLQNVGPGHYVARSTPGSTQSRF, from the coding sequence GTGTCGCACGGGGTTGAGACAGATGCCGATGTGGTGCTGGATGTCCGCAATCTGAATATCGGTTTTCGTGATGAAAAAGAGCTGACCCCGGCGGTACGTCACCTCTCATTTTCCCTGAAACGGGGCGAAACGCTGGCTATTGTCGGCGAGTCCGGCTCCGGTAAATCGGTGACGGCGCTGTCGCTGCTGCGCCTGATTGAACAGGCGGGCGGTGAAGTGAGCTGCGATCATATGCGCTTGACGCGGCGCAATCGCCAGAAAGTGGATCTGACCCGCCTCTCTTCGTCGCAGATGCGTAGCGTGCGCGGCGCTGACATTGCGATGATTTTTCAGGAGCCGATGACCTCGCTCAACCCGGTCTTTCCGGTTGGCGAGCAGATTGCCGAGTCGATTCGCCTGCACCAGCGGCTGGGGCGTGAAGATGCGATGAATGAAGCGCGGCGCATGCTCGACCTGGTGCGCATTCCGGAGTCGCAGGCTATTTTATCCAGCTTCCCGCATCAGCTTTCCGGCGGCATGCGCCAGCGGGTGATGATTGCTATGGCGCTGTCGTGTCGTCCGGCGGTGCTGATCGCCGACGAGCCGACCACCGCGCTGGATGTCACGATCCAGGCGCAGATCCTGCAACTGATCGCGGTGCTGCAAAAAGAGATGTCGATGGGGGTGATTTTTATCACTCACGATATGGGCGTGGTGGCGGATGTCGCTGACCGGGTTCTGGTGATGAACGATGGCGAAGCGGTGGAGACGGGCACGGTAGATCAGGTTTTCAATGCGCCGTCGCATCCTTATACCAAAGCGCTGCTGGCTGCAGTGCCCAAACTTGGCGCGATGAACGGCAGCAATCTGCCGCGCCGCTTTCCGCTGATTTCCATGAAAAACCCTCAGCATCAGGAAGCGGAAACCGAACAGAATACGGTGGTGCCGGGCGAGCCGATTTTGCAGGTGCGCGATCTGGAAGCGCGCTTTCCGCTGCGCAGCGGCATTCTCAACCGCGTGACCAAAGAGGTGCATGCGGTGGAAGGCGTCAGCTTTGATCTCTGGCCGGGCGAAACGCTGTCGCTGGTCGGTGAATCTGGCTGTGGAAAGTCAACCACCGGGCGGGCGCTGCTGCGGCTGGTGGAGAGTCAGGGCGGTTCGATTATCTTTAACGGTCAGCGGATCGACACGTTGCCGGACAGCAAATTGAAACAGGTGCGTCGCGATATTCAGTTTATTTTCCAGGATCCTTATGCTTCGCTGGATCCCCGCCAGACGGTGGGCGATTCGATTATCGAGCCGCTGCGGGTGCACAATTTATTAGCGGAAAAAGAGGGACATCAGCGGATTGAGTGGCTGCTGGAGCGCGTCGGCCTGAAACCGGAGCACGCCTGGCGTTACCCACATGAGTTTTCCGGCGGCCAGCGGCAGCGCATCTGCATTGCCCGCGCGCTGGCGCTGAATCCGCGCGTGGTAGTGGCGGATGAGTCGGTCTCGGCGCTGGATGTCTCTATCCGCGCGCAGATCATCAATTTATTGCTCGATCTCCAGCGTGAAATGGGGATCGCGTTCCTGTTTATTTCCCACGATATGGCGGTGGTGGAGCGCATCAGCCACCGGGTGGCGGTAATGTACCTTGGGCAGATTGTTGAGATTGGCCCGCGCCGCGCGGTATTCGAAAACCCGCAACACCCCTATACGCGCAAATTAATGTCGGCGGTTCCGGTGGCCGATCCTGCGCATACCCATGCGCAAAGAGTGCTGTTATCTGATGACATGCCCAGCAATATCCGCAAGCGCGGCGAGTCAATGCAACGCGTGCAGTTGCAGAACGTGGGGCCGGGGCACTATGTTGCCCGTTCCACGCCTGGCAGTACGCAGTCCCGTTTTTAA
- the moeB gene encoding molybdopterin-synthase adenylyltransferase MoeB — protein sequence MVELSDAEMMRYNRQIILRGFDFDGQERLKAARVLVVGLGGLGCAAAQYLAAAGAGQMTLLDFDSVALSNLQRQTLHGDADIGVAKVDSARESLLRINPHVQYTAINALLDEASLFAQIAAHDLVLDCTDNVAIRNQLNAGCFQHKVPLVSGAAIRMEGQISVFTWQENTPCYRCLSRLFGENALTCVEAGVMAPLVGVIGSLQAMEAIKVLAHYGTPAAGKIVMYDAMTCQFREMKLQRNPTCEVCGG from the coding sequence ATGGTCGAACTCAGCGACGCGGAGATGATGCGCTACAACCGGCAGATCATTCTGCGCGGTTTTGATTTTGACGGTCAGGAGCGGTTAAAAGCTGCCCGCGTGCTGGTGGTCGGCCTGGGCGGTCTGGGTTGCGCTGCCGCGCAGTATCTGGCGGCGGCGGGCGCCGGGCAGATGACGCTGCTCGATTTCGATAGCGTGGCGCTCTCCAATCTGCAACGCCAGACGCTGCACGGCGATGCGGATATTGGCGTGGCGAAAGTGGATTCCGCCCGCGAATCGCTGCTGCGCATTAATCCGCATGTGCAGTACACCGCCATCAATGCGCTGCTGGATGAAGCGTCGCTGTTCGCGCAGATTGCCGCCCATGACCTGGTGCTGGACTGCACCGATAATGTCGCCATTCGCAATCAACTCAACGCGGGCTGTTTTCAGCATAAAGTGCCGCTGGTTTCCGGCGCGGCCATTCGTATGGAGGGGCAGATCAGCGTCTTTACCTGGCAAGAAAATACCCCCTGCTACCGCTGTCTGAGCCGCCTGTTTGGCGAAAACGCGCTGACCTGCGTGGAAGCCGGTGTGATGGCGCCATTAGTGGGAGTGATTGGTTCGTTGCAGGCGATGGAAGCGATAAAAGTGCTGGCGCACTATGGCACGCCAGCGGCGGGGAAAATCGTGATGTATGATGCGATGACCTGCCAGTTCCGCGAAATGAAACTGCAACGCAACCCCACCTGTGAAGTATGCGGCGGCTGA
- the gsiC gene encoding glutathione ABC transporter permease GsiC yields the protein MLNYIIKRLLGLIPTLLIVAVLVFLFVHLLPGDPARLIAGQEADAQVIELVRRQLGLDQPLWLQFWHYITSVLQGDFGISMASRRPVVDEIASRFMPTLLLTLTSMFWAMLFGLGAGIAAAVWRNRWPDHLGMALAVTGISFPAFALGMLLMQIFSVELGWLPTVGADSWQHYILPSLTLGAAVAAVMARFTRASFVDVLNEDYMRTARAKGVSERWVILKHGLRNAMIPVVTMMGLQFGFLLGGSIVVEKVFNWPGLGRLLVDSVEMRDYPVIQAEVLLFSLEFILINLVVDVLYAALNPAIRYK from the coding sequence ATGCTTAATTATATTATTAAACGCCTGCTGGGCCTGATCCCGACGCTACTGATTGTGGCCGTGCTGGTGTTTTTATTTGTGCATTTACTGCCAGGGGATCCGGCGCGGCTGATTGCCGGGCAGGAGGCTGACGCGCAGGTGATTGAACTGGTGCGCCGCCAGCTTGGGCTGGATCAGCCGCTGTGGTTACAGTTCTGGCACTACATCACCAGCGTGTTGCAGGGGGATTTCGGCATTTCGATGGCGTCCCGCCGCCCGGTAGTGGATGAGATCGCCAGCCGCTTTATGCCGACGCTGCTGCTAACCCTCACCAGCATGTTCTGGGCGATGCTGTTCGGGCTGGGTGCCGGCATTGCCGCCGCCGTGTGGCGCAACCGCTGGCCGGATCATCTGGGAATGGCGCTGGCGGTCACCGGGATCTCATTCCCCGCTTTTGCGCTGGGGATGCTGCTGATGCAAATCTTCTCCGTTGAACTGGGCTGGTTGCCGACCGTGGGCGCCGATAGCTGGCAGCACTATATTTTGCCTTCTTTGACGCTGGGCGCGGCCGTGGCCGCCGTGATGGCGCGCTTCACCCGCGCCTCGTTTGTTGATGTGCTGAATGAGGATTATATGCGCACCGCGCGCGCCAAAGGCGTCAGCGAGCGCTGGGTGATCCTTAAGCACGGTCTGCGTAATGCGATGATCCCGGTCGTCACTATGATGGGGCTGCAATTTGGCTTCCTGCTGGGCGGCTCGATTGTGGTGGAAAAAGTCTTTAACTGGCCGGGGCTGGGGCGTTTGCTGGTGGACTCGGTGGAAATGCGCGACTACCCGGTGATCCAGGCGGAAGTGCTGCTCTTTTCGCTGGAATTTATTCTTATCAACTTGGTGGTTGATGTGCTCTACGCCGCGCTCAACCCTGCTATCAGGTATAAGTAA
- the gsiB gene encoding glutathione ABC transporter substrate-binding protein GsiB: MTQFVYRQWRLVAGMLFALTATQAFAAKDVVVAVGSNFTTLDPYDANDTLSQAVAKSFYQGLFGLDKDMKLENVLAQSYTVSADGLIYTIFLRQGVKFQDGTDFDAAAVKANLDRASDPDNSLKRYNLYKNIDLTEVVDRYTVKIILKQPFSAFINILAHPATAMISPAALKKYGKDIGFHPVGTGPYELEAWNQTDFVKVKKFDGYWQKGQPKLDSITWRPVVDNNTRAAMLQTGEAQFAFPIPYEQAEVLKRNSKLELVASPSIMQRYISMNVTQKPFDNPKVREAINYAINRPALVKVAFAGFATPATGVLPPSIPYSQAYQPWPYDPAKARELLKEAGYPQGFSTTLWSSHNHSTAQKVLQFTQQQLAQVGIKVQVTAMDAGQRAAQVEAKGQKESGVRMFYTGWSASTGEADWGLSPLFASWNWPPTQFNTAFYSNPQVDKDFADALRTFSPQEKERLYKQAQDIIWQEAPWVPLVVEKLVSAHNKKLTGFYIMPDTGFSFDNADLVK, from the coding sequence ATGACACAATTCGTTTACCGGCAGTGGCGGCTCGTTGCAGGCATGTTGTTCGCGCTGACCGCCACGCAGGCCTTTGCCGCGAAAGACGTGGTGGTTGCGGTCGGCTCCAATTTCACCACGCTCGATCCCTATGATGCCAATGACACGCTGTCGCAGGCGGTAGCAAAATCCTTTTATCAGGGGCTGTTTGGCCTGGATAAAGATATGAAACTGGAAAACGTGCTGGCGCAAAGCTACACAGTTTCTGCCGACGGGCTGATCTACACCATTTTCCTGCGTCAGGGCGTGAAGTTTCAGGATGGAACCGACTTTGATGCCGCAGCCGTTAAGGCCAACCTCGATCGCGCCAGCGATCCGGATAACAGCCTGAAGCGCTACAACCTGTATAAAAATATCGACTTAACCGAGGTGGTGGATCGCTACACGGTAAAAATCATTCTTAAGCAGCCTTTCTCAGCGTTTATCAATATTCTGGCGCATCCGGCAACGGCGATGATCTCTCCGGCGGCGCTAAAAAAGTACGGCAAAGATATCGGTTTTCATCCGGTGGGTACCGGCCCGTATGAACTGGAAGCCTGGAATCAGACCGACTTTGTGAAGGTGAAGAAGTTCGACGGTTACTGGCAGAAAGGGCAGCCGAAACTCGATTCCATCACCTGGCGCCCGGTGGTGGATAACAATACGCGTGCGGCGATGCTGCAAACCGGTGAGGCGCAGTTCGCATTTCCGATCCCTTATGAGCAGGCGGAAGTGCTGAAGAGAAACAGCAAGCTTGAACTGGTCGCCAGCCCGTCGATTATGCAGCGTTACATCAGCATGAACGTCACACAAAAACCGTTTGATAACCCGAAAGTGCGCGAAGCGATTAACTACGCTATCAACCGCCCGGCGCTGGTGAAGGTAGCTTTTGCCGGTTTCGCTACGCCCGCTACCGGCGTGTTGCCGCCGTCGATCCCCTATTCGCAGGCATATCAGCCCTGGCCTTACGATCCGGCAAAAGCCCGCGAGCTGCTGAAAGAGGCGGGTTATCCGCAGGGCTTCAGCACAACGCTGTGGTCGTCGCATAACCACAGTACCGCGCAGAAGGTGTTGCAGTTTACCCAGCAGCAACTGGCGCAGGTGGGGATTAAAGTGCAGGTGACCGCGATGGATGCCGGGCAGCGCGCGGCGCAAGTGGAAGCCAAAGGGCAGAAAGAGAGTGGCGTACGCATGTTTTATACCGGTTGGTCGGCCTCAACCGGCGAAGCAGACTGGGGGCTGTCGCCGCTGTTTGCTTCATGGAACTGGCCGCCGACGCAGTTCAACACCGCGTTTTACAGTAACCCACAGGTGGATAAAGATTTTGCCGATGCGCTAAGAACCTTCAGCCCGCAAGAGAAAGAGCGTTTGTACAAACAGGCGCAGGACATCATCTGGCAGGAGGCGCCATGGGTGCCGCTGGTGGTGGAAAAGCTGGTTTCCGCGCATAACAAGAAGCTGACCGGTTTCTATATCATGCCCGATACCGGGTTCAGCTTTGACAATGCTGATTTGGTGAAATAA
- the gsiD gene encoding glutathione ABC transporter permease GsiD has protein sequence MRLFNWRRQAILNAMPVVKPGHVRTPWHEFWRRFCRQPLAMAAGLFVLLLILLAVIAPWIAPYDAETYFDYDRLNEGPSLVHWFGVDSLGRDIFSRVLVGAQISLAAGLFAVLIGAAIGTVLGLLAGYYEGWWDRLIMRICDVLFAFPGILLAIAVVAVMGSGMANVIIAVAVFSVPAFARLVRGNTLVLKQQTFIESARSIGASDTVILFHHILPGTVSSIVVYFTMRIGTSIISAASLSFLGMGAQPPTPEWGAMLNEARADMVIAPHVALFPSLAIFLTVLAFNLFGDGLRDALDPKIKG, from the coding sequence ATGCGATTGTTTAACTGGCGCCGACAGGCGATTTTGAACGCCATGCCGGTGGTGAAACCGGGACATGTCCGCACGCCGTGGCATGAGTTCTGGCGACGTTTTTGCCGCCAGCCACTGGCTATGGCCGCCGGGCTGTTTGTGCTGCTGCTGATCCTGCTGGCGGTAATTGCGCCGTGGATTGCTCCCTACGATGCGGAAACCTACTTCGACTATGACCGGCTGAATGAAGGGCCGTCGCTGGTGCACTGGTTCGGCGTCGATTCGCTGGGCCGCGATATCTTCAGCCGCGTGCTGGTTGGCGCGCAGATCTCGCTGGCGGCCGGCCTTTTTGCCGTGCTGATTGGCGCAGCGATTGGTACGGTGCTTGGGTTGCTGGCGGGTTATTACGAAGGCTGGTGGGATCGCCTTATCATGCGCATCTGCGACGTGCTGTTCGCGTTTCCCGGCATTCTGCTGGCGATTGCGGTGGTGGCGGTGATGGGCAGCGGGATGGCGAATGTGATCATTGCCGTGGCCGTCTTCTCGGTGCCCGCTTTTGCCCGCTTGGTGCGCGGCAATACGCTGGTGCTGAAGCAGCAGACGTTTATCGAGTCGGCGCGCAGCATCGGTGCCAGCGATACGGTGATTTTGTTCCACCATATTCTGCCGGGAACGGTGTCGTCGATTGTGGTCTATTTCACCATGCGTATCGGCACCTCGATTATCTCTGCCGCCAGCCTGTCGTTCCTCGGAATGGGCGCGCAACCGCCGACGCCGGAGTGGGGCGCGATGCTCAACGAAGCCCGTGCGGATATGGTGATTGCCCCGCATGTGGCGCTGTTTCCATCGCTGGCGATTTTTCTGACGGTGCTGGCGTTTAACCTGTTCGGCGACGGCCTGCGCGACGCGCTGGATCCGAAGATTAAAGGGTAA
- the fsa gene encoding fructose-6-phosphate aldolase, with the protein MELYLDTSDVAAVKKLARIFPLAGVTTNPSIVASGAIPIEKLLPALHEALDGRGRLFAQVLANDADGMVAEARKLREMVADLVVKVPVTAEGLAAIKRLKTEGIPTLGTAVYGAAQGLLAALAGAEYIAPYVNRVDAQGGDGIQTVTELQRLLTLHAPQSKVLAASFKTPRQALDCLLAGCASITLPLDVAQQMIAAPAVSAAVGKFEQDWLAAFGRVTL; encoded by the coding sequence ATGGAACTCTATCTTGATACCTCTGATGTCGCGGCAGTGAAGAAACTGGCGCGTATCTTCCCGCTGGCGGGTGTAACCACAAACCCCAGCATTGTCGCCAGCGGCGCTATACCAATTGAGAAACTGTTGCCCGCCTTGCATGAGGCGCTGGACGGCCGCGGGCGGTTGTTTGCCCAGGTGCTGGCGAATGATGCCGACGGTATGGTGGCCGAAGCGCGTAAGCTGCGGGAAATGGTGGCCGATCTGGTGGTGAAAGTACCGGTAACGGCAGAAGGTCTGGCGGCGATTAAGCGCTTAAAAACGGAAGGTATTCCGACGCTCGGCACTGCCGTTTACGGCGCGGCGCAGGGATTGCTGGCGGCGCTGGCGGGCGCGGAGTATATCGCGCCGTATGTTAACCGCGTAGATGCGCAGGGCGGCGACGGAATTCAGACCGTGACAGAGTTACAGCGCCTGCTCACGCTGCATGCGCCGCAGTCGAAAGTGCTGGCGGCGAGCTTTAAAACACCGCGCCAGGCGCTGGATTGCCTGCTGGCGGGCTGTGCATCCATTACGCTGCCGCTGGATGTGGCGCAGCAGATGATTGCTGCTCCGGCGGTAAGTGCGGCAGTCGGGAAGTTTGAACAGGACTGGCTGGCGGCCTTTGGGCGCGTCACGCTCTGA